The Salmo salar chromosome ssa06, Ssal_v3.1, whole genome shotgun sequence sequence ACCATCACAGCTGCCCTGTACTACCTCTGGGGCCGTGAGGGCCAGGTCAGTCGCTCGGCCAGAGACTAGCTGCCTTCGGGGTACTGTCTCCTGGCTTTGAGGGCATGTGCCTCTGAGCTCCGTCTCATTTAACCTCTAGTATTTTACTCTTGAGTGCTTCATACCTCTATCTGCAGGCACTTGCATTATGTCCATCCCTCACCTTAGTTTTTAGAGCAGGTTGTAGGAACCAAATAAGTTAGCACCCAATATTGTATAGATCTTGGACTTGATAGGCCTATGGGATATAAATTAGGCCTGCACCCTGTAAGATATGCTATCATCCACTGTTCCACAGCATTGTTATCACCTTTTACTCATATGTAGATTTTGTTCCATTGCCCAACAACTACAGCTCGCAGAATATATGTCCCACAGTGTGTCATTGTCTGTTTGGTTGCCTCTGCTTATTCCACTCTGTTTTCATCCAATTCCATCTTCTCTTtcattctccctctgtctctctcacacccacACGTATGCCTGTGCACACCTTTTAGTCCCTTATGCttaaacacacacatgctcacatacccatgtcctctctctctcaccctcagaCACCGGTCCTGGTGTGTAGCGATGCATTCCGTGTGTTCCTACAGAGGCACTGTCCCGTGGTGGCTGAGCCCTTCAGCCCTACTCCCTGGTGCTGGGGCGGCCGGCTGCAGACACTGGTCAGAGTGCTCATCAAGTCCAGCCCCCAGGTCGACTACAGGAAGTAAAACAACCCAGAACCCACAactttcttccctcctctctacctataGCCTCTCTAGTCATCTGCATATTGGGCCAACCTACTGTATACCATTTGAAACGGTATTCGGTTAAAAGACTAACCCTCCGTTCTCCTCCACTATCCTCAGTGAGTTGATCAGGACAGCTGACGGAGGTCAGATCTCTCTGGACTGGGTAGATAACGGGGACAGCGCTGCCTACCCAGAATGCTACTCTCGTCCCACAGTGCTCATCCTGCCGGGCCTCACAGGGAACAGTCGTCAGACCTACGTCCTCCACGCCGTCAGCCAAGCCACTCGCCGCGGATACAGGTCAGCCTGAGGCCATGACCTTTCACTTTACCTGTCATGCTATATGGAATCCGTTGGTTTAATCTGAAATAGGTTCTTGTTGGTTTTGGATTGGACTAGATTGGTTTTACAGTGCAGTATGGTAGCTTGACTGTCATCTGGAGTTTATGGGGCTCTTTGTCACTGTGCTGAGGTTTGGAATCTGAGATGAgatctttctctctgttttcccAGATGTGTGGTCTTCAACAATAGAGGGTTTGGAGGAGAAGAACTACTGGTAAATTTAGGGAATGACTTTTAAGTGCACTATCATGCATATTCCACCAGGGTCTGCCACAATGCAATTTTGCAAGCAGTTTGATATGACATTATACTACTGTTCAAAGCTTACATTGCATACAAACATCAATAATGTAACATATGGTCTGTGCAGCGCTTGAGCCTAGTAGTCTCATCCACATGTCAGCCCGTGTCTTCTCTCCCAGTAAACTCTGATGATCCCAGTCCTGCCCCAGTAACCTACCCCTCTCCCCCAGACCCCAGTGACCTTCTGTGCGGCAGACACCTCGGACCTGGAGCGGGTGGTTCTCCATGTCAGGGAACTCTTCCCACAAGCCCCTCTGCTGGGCACTGGCGTGTCTCTGGGAGGGTAAGTgcttagaaaaaaagaaaaatacataGTTATAACTGCTTAAGTCTGTTCATAGTGCATTTTGTGgctaatatatttttttctccctctctatacacTCTTCTTTCTCCCATCTTCTATCCTTCTCTTGTCTTTCTCTAccgctcctctcctgtcttctccctcacccctcctATTCCCGACTGTATCCCAGCATGCTCTTGTTGAACTACCTGGCTCGTAAGGGTAGTGAGGCAGGGCTTGTTGCCGGCCTCACAATGTCTGTCAGCTGGGACACGCTGGAGTCCTGTGCCTCGCTGGAACAACCAATCAACCGCCTGATCTTCAACCGACACCTCGCCAGCAACCTGTGCCAAGCCATTAACAGGTAAGACTGATTTGTTGTTTAATTGTTGTGGTATCCATGTACGTGTTGCTGTGAATGTTGTTGCCATGGTTATTGGCCTTTCAAAATGGAACAAGACCTGTCATTACTAGCCTTGGTGTGATTGCAACCCAAATATGTCTGTCTCTCGCGTTCTCTCAGACACAGGAAGATGTTGGAGACTGTGGTGGATGTGGACCATGTACTAAAGGTAAGAACCAGTTTCATATGGTTTATCTGAGGTTCCATATCGTTGTGTGTAGAATGAGTGTATTAGTTGTGCGCTGGTGCCCTTTTTGTGATCTAACTCTCCCTACGCTCCTGTGTGTTTACCCTCTCAGGCACGTACTATCCGGGAGTTTGACGAGCGCTACACGTCGGTCATGTTTGGCTATAAGTCCTGTCTGGACTACTACCAAGAGGCCAGCCCAAACTACAAGCTTCCCAGGACGACAGTGCCCATTCTCTGCCTCAATGCGGCCGATGACCCCTTCTCCCCCAAACATGGTGGGTACTGCCTGGGTCAGAGGAAGACGGGATAGGGCCTGGGGTATAGATGGTTCTTATTTAGATTTTGGAAGCAGCCCTCAACGTTTATcatatatacaaagtatgtggacaccccttcaagttagtggatttggctatttcagccacacccgttgctgacgggtgtataaaatcgagaacacagccatgcaatctccatagacaaacattggcagtagaatggcctaactgaagagctcagtgactttcaacgtggcactgtcataggatgccacctttccaataagtcagtttgtcaaatttctgccctgctagagctgccccggtcaactgtaagtgctgttattttcacagaacgggaccgccaagtgctgaagcgtgtagcctGTAAAAAccatctgtcctcggttacaacactcactgcaaagtttcaaactgcctctggaagcaatgtcagcatgagctgttcgttgggagcttcatgaaatgagttttcccgtgcacaaagcgagttccatacagaaatgatttgtcaagatcagtgtgaaagaacttgactggcctgcacagagccctgacctcaaccccatcgaacacctttgggatgaattggaattccgattgcgagccaggcctaatcggccaacaccagtgcccgacctcactaatgctcttgtgactgaatgagcaagtgtccgcatacttttggtcatgtagtgtatatactgaacaaatatataaacacaacattcaacaatttATAATATTTTACAGTTCATATGGGGACATCAGACAATTGAtagaaattcattaggccctaattgaTGGATTTCGCATGTgactacagatatgcatctgttagtcacagataatttgtaagtcgatctggataagagcgtctgctaaatgacttaaatgtaaatgtaccttaaatgaaatgggcctcacaatgggcctcaggatctcatcacggtatttctgtgcattcaaattgccattgataaaatgcaattgtgtttgttgtccgtaccttatgtctgcccataccataaccccccctccaccatggggcactctgttcacaacgttgatatcagcaaaccgctcacccacacaacgccatacacgtggtctgcggttgtgaggccggttggatgtatggcggcttatggtatagaaatgatgtcaagaacagctcaaataagcaaagagaaacagcccatcattacttgaagacatgaaggtcagtcaatctggaacatttcaagaactttcaaagttttttcaagtgcagtcgcaaaaagtgctatgatgaaacggctctcatgaggaccgccacaggaaaggaagaccagattacctctgctgcagaggataagttcattagagttaactgcacctcagattgcagcccaaataaatgcttcacagtgttcaagtaacagacacatctcaacatcaactgttcagaggaggctgcgtgaataaggccttcatggtcgaattgctgcaaagaagccactactaaaagacaccaataagaagaaacttacttgggccaagaaacacgagcaatggacattagaccggtggaattctgtgctttggtctggagtccaaatttgagatttttggttccaaccaccgtgtctttgtgagacgcagagtaggtgaacggatgatctctgcatgtatggttcccaccgtgaagcatggaggaggaggtgtaggggtgctttgctggtgacactgtttgtgatttatttagaattcaaggcacacttaaccatcatggctaccacggcattctgcagcgatacgccatcccatctgctttgcgctcagtgggactatcatttgttttccaacaggacaatgacccaacacaactccaggctgtgtaagggctatttcaccaagaaggagagtgatggagtgctgcatcagatgacctggcctcaataatcacccaacctcaacctaattgagatggtttgggatgagttggaccgcagagtgaaggaaaagcatatgTGCCAACAATCCTCAGCATATGTGgcaactccttcaaggctgttggaaaatcattccaggtgaagctggttgagagaatgccaagagtgcaaagctgtcatcaatgcaaagtgtggcaactttgaagaatctcaaatatacattttgatttgtttaacacttttttttggttactacatgatgattccatatgtgttatttcatagttttgatatcttcactattattctacaatgtagaaagtagtacaaattaagaaaaacccttgaatgagtaggctgtgtccaaactttt is a genomic window containing:
- the LOC106607931 gene encoding protein ABHD1 isoform X1; the protein is MFLFCVFVHDLRLLGVLSEFLWMWAIPTRFSPRIILPKQARVATFFQHFFATPVLVCSDAFRVFLQRHCPVVAEPFSPTPWCWGGRLQTLVRVLIKSSPQVDYRNELIRTADGGQISLDWVDNGDSAAYPECYSRPTVLILPGLTGNSRQTYVLHAVSQATRRGYRCVVFNNRGFGGEELLTPVTFCAADTSDLERVVLHVRELFPQAPLLGTGVSLGGMLLLNYLARKGSEAGLVAGLTMSVSWDTLESCASLEQPINRLIFNRHLASNLCQAINRHRKMLETVVDVDHVLKARTIREFDERYTSVMFGYKSCLDYYQEASPNYKLPRTTVPILCLNAADDPFSPKHALPVALAKRLPNVALLVTSHGGHIGYLEGLYPRGEGYMDRLFGQFIQAAFDHPGDLKGACSIKEELLD
- the LOC106607931 gene encoding phospholipase ABHD3 isoform X3, which gives rise to MFLVKTPVLVCSDAFRVFLQRHCPVVAEPFSPTPWCWGGRLQTLVRVLIKSSPQVDYRNELIRTADGGQISLDWVDNGDSAAYPECYSRPTVLILPGLTGNSRQTYVLHAVSQATRRGYRCVVFNNRGFGGEELLTPVTFCAADTSDLERVVLHVRELFPQAPLLGTGVSLGGMLLLNYLARKGSEAGLVAGLTMSVSWDTLESCASLEQPINRLIFNRHLASNLCQAINRHRKMLETVVDVDHVLKARTIREFDERYTSVMFGYKSCLDYYQEASPNYKLPRTTVPILCLNAADDPFSPKHALPVALAKRLPNVALLVTSHGGHIGYLEGLYPRGEGYMDRLFGQFIQAAFDHPGDLKGACSIKEELLD
- the LOC106607931 gene encoding protein ABHD1 isoform X2, which codes for MLLSHSDLWKVCLENIYRPCTVVLATITAALYYLWGREGQTPVLVCSDAFRVFLQRHCPVVAEPFSPTPWCWGGRLQTLVRVLIKSSPQVDYRNELIRTADGGQISLDWVDNGDSAAYPECYSRPTVLILPGLTGNSRQTYVLHAVSQATRRGYRCVVFNNRGFGGEELLTPVTFCAADTSDLERVVLHVRELFPQAPLLGTGVSLGGMLLLNYLARKGSEAGLVAGLTMSVSWDTLESCASLEQPINRLIFNRHLASNLCQAINRHRKMLETVVDVDHVLKARTIREFDERYTSVMFGYKSCLDYYQEASPNYKLPRTTVPILCLNAADDPFSPKHALPVALAKRLPNVALLVTSHGGHIGYLEGLYPRGEGYMDRLFGQFIQAAFDHPGDLKGACSIKEELLD